The following proteins are encoded in a genomic region of Hydra vulgaris chromosome 05, alternate assembly HydraT2T_AEP:
- the LOC136080182 gene encoding uncharacterized protein LOC136080182: MISPSFKFHKTTPNDFSKIIDSMKINKKTSGDIPTYMLKSYIKYFRVSLAKCIIKAFLMGYFLPLLKMADVVPCFKKSDPTDKSNYRPISILRALSKVFYLIIFEQIQAFIEPRLNMCGFRRGYGTRHTLFILLKKWQKSLHKGNIIRSMLMDLSKAYNLIPHDLLIVKLEAYGFSHESLKLLLSYLSDCKQRVKLGSSFSEWLGVSFEGSILGPIFLNKFINDLFLFIKNSEICNFADDNTFYVCDNNLESVV, from the coding sequence atgatatctcctagttttaaatttcataaaactaCACCGAAtgatttttccaaaattattgattcaatgaaaattaataagaaaactAGCGGCGACATACCAACATATATGTTAAAGTCCTATATTAAGTATTTCAGAGTAAGTCTTgcaaaatgtataataaaagcATTTCTGATGGGATATTTTCTTCCTTTATTAAAAATGGCTGATGTCGTACCTTGTTTTAAGAAAAGTGACCCAACGGATAAGTCAAACTATCGACCAATAAGTATTCTTCGAGCtctttcaaaagtattttatcttattatatttGAGCAAATACAGGCGTTTATTGAGCCTAGACTGAACATGTGTGGCTTTCGTAGAGGTTATGGCACTCGGCATacgctttttattttactgaaaaaatggCAGAAATCCTTGCATAAAGGAAATATTATTAGGTCCATGCTTATGGATCTTTCAAAAGCTTACAACCTGATCCCTCATGATTTATTAATAGTCAAATTGGAAGCCTATGGTTTTTCTCATGAAAGCCTTAAACTTTTACTATCATATCTAAGCGATTGTAAACAAAGAGTTAAACTAGGTTCATCATTTTCTGAGTGGTTAGGAGTTTCATTCGAAGGATCAATTCTTGGGCCAATATtccttaataaatttataaatgacctttttctatttattaaaaactctgAGATTTGCAATTTTGCTGACGATAATACTTTCTATGTTTGTGATAATAACTTAGAGAGTGTTGTTTAA